The segment AGCCGGTCGAGCAGCCGATCGTCGCGTACATCGTGCTCGCGATCGCGTTCGTGCTCGAGGGCGCCTCGTTCACGCAGGCATTCCTGCGCTCGCGCTCGATCGCCCACGAGCGCGGCTCGTCGACGTGGGACTTCGTGCTCGATACGAGCGACACGACGCTGCGCGCGGTGTTCTTCGAGGATGCGGCCGCGCTGATCGGCATCCTCATCGCGGCCGGCTCCATCCTGCTGCACCAGGTCACCGGGCAAGCGGTGTGGGATGCGGTGGGCTCGATCCTCATCGGTGTGCTGCTCGCGATCGTGGCGCTGATGCTCATCCGCCGCAATGTCGCCTTCCTGGTGGGTTCCAGCCTGCCGCCCGCGGTGCGGGCACGGGCAGGGCGGGCTCTGCTGCAGCTGGAGGATGTCTCGCGGGTCACCTACCTGCACCTGGAGTTCGTCGGGCCGCACCGGCTGTTCCTCGTCGCCGAGGTGGATCTGGCCGGAGACGACCGTGAGCACGACGTGGCTCGGCGCCTGCGCGATATCGAGCGACGCATCAAGGAGCACGAGAACATCGAGACGGCCGTGCTGTCCCTCTCGGTCGAGGACGAGCCCTCGCTGACGTTCGAGTGACCGCGCGTCCCTCGGGTGCCCCGGCTCGCCCTCTCGGTGCGGTAAGCGGGCATTCTCGGGCACCCCACCGGTCGCGGCATCCGTTCGGGTGCCCGGCCAGGCCCCGGAGGGCGGGATGCGAGGGCGAAGCGGGGCACCCGGGCGTCAGCGATTGATCTCGTCGGCGTCCCAATGCAGGTCCGACCCCTCGCGGATCGGCAGGGCCTCGATCCGCTGGTCCGCGCAGAGTGCGCGGACCAGCGCGGCGGATCCGGCGATGATCGTCGAGTCGAAGTCGATCTCGCTCACCAGCACCCAGGCCTGGTCGGCGGGCCAGATCAGGCTCGGATGCTGCGCGCTGGGCGGGAACCCGTGCGCCTCCGCCTCACGATCCCGCCATGGAGCCGCCAGGATCCAGTCCGGATCGGCGAAGACCGCGGGCGCCGCGGCGAACAGCACGTGCTCGCGGGCCGGCAGCGACAGTCGCGCACCCCGCGACACGTCGTCGTCGAGGATTCCCGGATGCCAGGTCGGCTTGCGGAACGGGTTGTTGAACCGGTCGAGGAGACTCTCGCGCAGCACCTTCTCGTGCGCGGGCTCGTCGGTGAACTCCAGGAACGTGCGCCCGTTGCCCTCGCCGAGGGCGCCGACCAGTCCGCCCCACCCCTCCCACACCGCGGCGAACCCGCCGTCGGGAGACGACGTGTGCGCGACGAGGTGCGCGGTGACCGCGGCGAGCAGGCTGGGCTCCAGCTGCCCCTCGGCCGGCGAGGTGAACTCGCGTCCGTCAGGGGCGATGCGGGTGTTCCAGTCCTCCCCCGGCGGGGTGCGCACGATCCGCGCCCACTGCGCGAGCGGATGCATGGTGGTGCCGAAGGCCTCGGCCGTCGCGGCCCAGGTGGTGGCACGGTCGTCGAACAGGTCCATCAGCCGCTGCTGCTCGGCACCCGGCAGCCGCATCCACTCGTCCATCGTCGGCACGGGGCGATCGGGCAGTGACCGCACCGCGGGCGGATGGAACACCCGCGCGTACGCCTCGAAGCCGCGTGGAACGACGCTGTGCATGTCGCCGCCGAGGTCGTCGCGCAGGCGCTCGCGCAACCAGCCGCCCGCCTGCTCGGGGTCTGAGGTCCAGTGCATTCCTCCACGCTATCCGGGAGCGGCGTCAGAGCGAGCGCGCATCCGGTAGACTGTTGTGGTTGTCTGCCATGAACCGCGCCCGCGGGGATCGGCGAGGCACGTGCACACACCCTCCTGCTTCCGGGAAAGTCCCGGGAGCCGTTCTAGTCCGAAGGAGGTGGGTAAGTGACGCACCAGTACGAGCTCATGGTCATTCTGACCCCCGAGCTGGACGAGCGCCAGGTTGCCCCCAACCTCGACAAGTTCCTGAAGGTCATCACGAACGATGGTGGCTCGATCGACAACGTCGACGTGTGGGGAAAGCGCCGGTTCGCCTACGAGATCAACAAGAAGAACGAGGGCATCTACGCCGTCGTCAACTTCACCGCCACGAGCGAGGCCACCAACGAGCTCGACCGGCAGCTGAAGCTGAGCGAGCTCGTGTTCCGTACCAAGGTTCTGCGCGCCGAAGAGGCACAGGCCATGGTTGCGAACGAGGCCAAGCGCGCCGAGGCCAAGGCCGCGCGCAAGTCCAAGGCTGCGAAGGCGTAAGGCTCATGGCCGGCGAGACCGTCATCACCGTGGTGGGAAACCTCACGGCCGACCCCGAGCTGCGTTACACGCAGAACGGGCTGCCGGTGGCGAACTTCACCATCGCATCCACGCCGCGCACCTTCGACCGTCAGGCGAACGAGTGGAAGGACGGCGAAGCGCTGTTCCTCCGCGCGTCCGTGTGGCGCGAGTTCGCCGAGCACGTGGCGGGTTCGCTGACCAAGGGCATGCGTGTCGTCGCGCAGGGCCGGTTGCGCCAGCGCTCCTACCAGGACCGTGAGGGCAACAACCGCACGGCGATCGAGCTCGAGGTCGACGAGATCGGCCCGTCGCTGCGCTACGCCACCGCACAGGTCACCCGCGCCCAGTCGGGCGGAGGCCAGTCGCGGCCGCAGCAGTCGCAGCAGCAGGTCTCGGAAGAGCCGTGGTCCACGCCCGGCTCGTCGACCAGCGCCGATGCCTGGAGCACTCCGGGCAGCTTCGGCGACGACACGCCTTTCTGATCCGCGAACCCGCGGGCAGTACAACTCTTCACTCTTAAGGAAACAACCATGGCTGGAAAGTCGAGCGGCGACCGCCGCAAGCCGCGGAAGGGTGGCAAGCCCACCGCTCCCGCGAAGTCCATCCGCGTGGGTGTCATCGACTACAAGGACGTCGCGACCCTCCGCAAGTTCATCTCGGAGCGCGGCAAGATCCGCGCCCGTCGTATCACCGGTGTCTCGGTGCAGGAGCAGCGTCTGATCGCCAAGGCGATCAAGAACGCTCGCGAGATGGCGCTCCTGCCGTACGCCGGCGCCGGACGCTGAGGGGTACCGACATGGCAAAGCTGATTCTCACGAACGAGGTCGCCGGGCTCGGAAGCGCCGGTGACGTTGTCGAGGTCAAGAACGGGTACGCTCGCAACTACCTCATCCCCCAGGGCTACGCCACGGCGTGGACCCGCGGTGGCCAGAAGCAGGTCGACCAGATCCGCAACGCCCGTCAGGCGCGTGCGATCCACGACCGCGACGACGCTGTGGCGCTGAAGAACGCGATCGAGGCCGCTACGGTGCGTCTCGCCGTCAAGGCCGGATCCGAGGGCCGTCTGTTCGGCTCGGTGAAGACCGGCGACGTCGCCGACGCGGTCGAGGCCGCCGGCGTGGGCGCGATCGACAAGCGCAAGGTGCACATCACCGCTCCGATCAAGAGCGTTGGCCAGCACGAGGCGACCGTTCGTCTGCACGACGACGTGACCGCCGTGATCACCCTCCAGGTGGTCGCCGCCAAGTAGGGCGCTCAGGGGCCGTCGTACGGCCGCTGGAAAGAACCCCGGGTCTTCGGACTCGGGGTTCTTTCGTTGGCGGAGGAATAGCGGACGGACGCCCGCAGGGGCTCGATGCCCTGCATCCATGAGCTGCGCGAGGGTACACCGATGATGCCGCCGCGTCTAGAGAAAAATGGATCGTATCCGGGGCGCGCCCGAAGAAATCAGGGCTTGACTTTCCCCAGTGTTGTGCACATCTCCGTGTGTGACGAGCAACCTTCAATCCGCAGTTGAAGCGGGATCGTATCCACAGGGTGGGGAGAGAGAAAATCCCTGGTAAACCATGAAAAGAATCTAGGAATCGGGACTATCCCCAAGGGTTCTCCACAGCGCTTGTTCACAGCCTGTCCGGTGTTTCTCCCAGACTCTCCACATAGTTATCCACAGGCTCTGTTGCAGGGCTGTGTGCGGGCTCTTAGCGTGGACGCGCGAGGCGATGTCGGGGGTTCGTGATCTGCTGTGCTGATCACAGGACGACGGGTTCAGCACGACGGATTTCGAGGCGGCGCACGGGGTGCGCACCGCAGAAGGAGGCAGCGATTTGTCGATCGCCGATATCTCGGAGGAGCGCCTCGGCGGAGGGCGTGAGCACGAGCGCACACCACCGCACGACATCATCGCCGAGCAGAGCGCCCTCGGGGGGATGCTGCTGTCGAAGGATGCCGTCGCCGACGTCATCGAGACGCTGCGCGGACCCGACTTCTACATCCCCAAGCACGAGCTGATCTTCGACGCCATCCTTTCGCTGTACTCGCACGGCGAGCCCACCGACGTCATCACCGTCGGCGACGAGCTGGTGAAGACGGGCAATCTGCAGCGCGCGGGCGGCATCGACTACCTGCACACCCTCACCTCGATCGTGCCGACCGCGGCGAACGCCGGCTACTACGCGGGGATCGTGTCGGAGCGTGCCATCCTGCGCAAGCTCGTCGACGCCGGAACGCGCATCGTGCAGATGGGCTACGACGGTCAGGGCGATGCGACCGACCTCGTGAACACGGCGCAGGCCGAGATCTACTCGGTCACCGGCACGGAGACGGCGGAGGACTACGTGCCGCTCACCGTCGCCGTGGATGCCGCTGTCAGCGAGATCGAAGCGGCCAACGGGCGCGATGGCGTGATGACCGGGGTGCCCACCGGATTCCGCGAGCTCGACGACCTCACCAATGGCCTGCACGGCGGACAGATGATCGTCATCGCCGCCCGACCTGCGATGGGCAAGTCGACGCTCGCGCTCGACCTCGCACGGTCGGCGGCCATCGGCCACAACCTGCCGTCGATCTTCTTCTCCCTTGAGATGGGCAAGAGCGAGATCGCCATGCGTCTGCTCAGCGCCGAGGGCGCCGTGCCGCTGCAGAACATGCGCAAAGGCACCCTCGACCAGCGCGATTGGACCACCGTCGCCTCCACTCGCGGGCGCATCAACGACGCCCCCCTGTACATCGATGACAGCCCGAACATGACCCTCGTCGAGATCCGCGCGAAGTGCCGCCGGCTCAAGCAGCGCGTGGGGCTCAAGATGGTCATCATCGACTACCTGCAGCTGATGACCAGCGGCAAGCGTGTCGAGTCGCGTCAGCAGGAGGTGTCGGAGTTCTCCCGCGCGCTCAAGCTGCTCGCCAAGGAGCTGCAGGTGCCGGTCATCGCACTCAGCCAGCTGAACCGCGGCCCCGAGCAGCGGCAAGACAAGAAGCCCGCGATCAGCGACCTCCGCGAGTCGGGGTCGATCGAGCAGGATGCCGACATGGTCATCCTGCTGCACCGCGATTCCGTCTACGACAAGGACGTGCGCCCCGGCGAGGCCGACCTCATCGTGGCCAAGCACCGCAACGGCCCCACCGCGACCATCAACGTCGCCTTCCAGGGCCACTTCTCCCGCTTCGCCGACATGGCCGCGGGTGGGGACTTCGGCGGGGTGTAGGGATTAGTTAGAAATGTCCATTTCGCGGATGAAATGTCCACGGTGTGTCCATCTGGACATTTCTGTATGACAAGCACTTCGTGGGGTCTGTTGATGACAGACATCCACACGCCGGGAACGCGCAGCGACAGCTACTCCGGTTCCATGCCAAGCCGCTCGGCAGCGCGGTTGATTCGCTCGAACAAGCCAATCGACTCCCACGTACTGACGAGCAGTGTGTTCTCCCGACCGGCTGTCTCGTCTAGCTGTACTGACCCGGATCGTTGTTTGATTCGCCCTGAGTTTTGTTCCTATCGGGCGGCTTGGGAGACGGGTGTTCCCAAGGGTTTGTCGAGGCCAGCGTAGTAGTCGGCCTCAACCTCGACGGGAGTGCGCATGTCGAGTTCGCCGTGGAGGCGCTGGTTGTTCCACCACCACACGTATTCGAGCGTCGCGAGCTCGACCTGCTCGACCGTGCGCCACGGGCCGCGGCGGCGGATCAATTCGGTCTTGTAGAGCCCGTTGACGGCCTCGGCCATCGCGTTATCGAAACTGTCGCCGACGGTTCCGGTCGACGGCGTCGCGCCGAGCTCCTCGATCCGGTCCGTGTAGACCACGGCGAGGTAGTTCGACCCGTGGTCGGCGTGATGGACGAGCTCGTCGAGGTTCCCGTCCGCAGCCCACGCGGCCATGTTCAACGCTTGGAGCGGCAGGATGTCGGCTTTGAGCGTCGAGGCGACGTTCCGCTGGGAATGCTGAGCCTTTGGTTGACTCGTTTCCTTATCCCGCCAGGCAGGCGGGGTCTTTCATGATGGTCTCGAACTCGATCGAGGTCAACTTCCCGAGTCGGCGTTGACGTCGCCGCCGGTGGTAGCGGGCTTCGATCCAGTACACGATCGCGAGGCGAAGCTCCTCGCGGGTGGCCCATTGCTGCGGGTTGAAAACGTTCTTCTGCAGCAGGCTGAACCAGTTCTCCATCGCTGCGTTGTCCGCGCACGCGCCCACCCGACCCATCGATCCGCGGAGCTTGTGGCGCCGCAGCGTGCGCCGGAATCGGCGGCTGCGAAATTGACTGCCTCGGTCCGAATGCACGATCACCCCGACCGGGTTTCCGCGGCGTCCGATGGCGTCCTCGAGCGCGTCGACGGCCAGTCGGGCCTTCATCCGGTCGCTGATCGAGTAGCCCACGATCCGGTTGCTGAACATGTCCTTGACGGCGCACAGATACACCTTGCCCTCACCGGTTCGATGTTCGGTGATGTCGGTGAGCCACAACCGGTTCGGCGCCACAGCAGTGAACTCGCGGTTTACCAGATCGTCGTGCACGGCAGGCCCCGGCCGGCGAAGCTTCCTCCGGCCCTTGCGGCGGTGCGCGGCCGAGAACATGCCTTCCTGCGAGCACACCCGCCACACGCGCCGTTCCGACACCTGCCAGCCGTCATCGATGAGCTCGTCCGCGATGAGCCGGTACCCTTGGCAGCGGTCCTCGTCCCACACGTCTCGGGCGGCGTTGATCAGATGCGCCTCTTCCCAGTCGCGATCGCTGACCGGGTTGCGCAGCCACTGGTAGTACGCCTGCTTGGAGAAGCCGAGGACCCTGCACGCCACCGCGACCGACACCCCAGAACGGGTGCCGGCCGCGGCCAGTTCACGGACGAGCGGGAACACTATTTTGGGGACGCGGACCCGATCCGAAGGTTCGCCTGCGACAGATACGCCGCAGCCTTCCGGAGGATCTCGTTCTCCATCTCCAACTCGCGGATCCGCTTGAGCATCTTCGCCTGCTCACGCTGCCCGGTTATGTCGCCCGACGCCGC is part of the Microbacterium pseudoresistens genome and harbors:
- the dnaB gene encoding replicative DNA helicase yields the protein MSIADISEERLGGGREHERTPPHDIIAEQSALGGMLLSKDAVADVIETLRGPDFYIPKHELIFDAILSLYSHGEPTDVITVGDELVKTGNLQRAGGIDYLHTLTSIVPTAANAGYYAGIVSERAILRKLVDAGTRIVQMGYDGQGDATDLVNTAQAEIYSVTGTETAEDYVPLTVAVDAAVSEIEAANGRDGVMTGVPTGFRELDDLTNGLHGGQMIVIAARPAMGKSTLALDLARSAAIGHNLPSIFFSLEMGKSEIAMRLLSAEGAVPLQNMRKGTLDQRDWTTVASTRGRINDAPLYIDDSPNMTLVEIRAKCRRLKQRVGLKMVIIDYLQLMTSGKRVESRQQEVSEFSRALKLLAKELQVPVIALSQLNRGPEQRQDKKPAISDLRESGSIEQDADMVILLHRDSVYDKDVRPGEADLIVAKHRNGPTATINVAFQGHFSRFADMAAGGDFGGV
- the rpsR gene encoding 30S ribosomal protein S18, whose amino-acid sequence is MAGKSSGDRRKPRKGGKPTAPAKSIRVGVIDYKDVATLRKFISERGKIRARRITGVSVQEQRLIAKAIKNAREMALLPYAGAGR
- a CDS encoding cation diffusion facilitator family transporter; translated protein: MTVLIAFLANILVAIAKTVAAAITASASMVAEAAHSWADAGNEVFLILAERRGAKPKDERHPFGYGRNAFVYSLIAAFGIFTAGAIVSIMHGIQQLGKDEPVEQPIVAYIVLAIAFVLEGASFTQAFLRSRSIAHERGSSTWDFVLDTSDTTLRAVFFEDAAALIGILIAAGSILLHQVTGQAVWDAVGSILIGVLLAIVALMLIRRNVAFLVGSSLPPAVRARAGRALLQLEDVSRVTYLHLEFVGPHRLFLVAEVDLAGDDREHDVARRLRDIERRIKEHENIETAVLSLSVEDEPSLTFE
- the rpsF gene encoding 30S ribosomal protein S6, which gives rise to MTHQYELMVILTPELDERQVAPNLDKFLKVITNDGGSIDNVDVWGKRRFAYEINKKNEGIYAVVNFTATSEATNELDRQLKLSELVFRTKVLRAEEAQAMVANEAKRAEAKAARKSKAAKA
- a CDS encoding single-stranded DNA-binding protein; its protein translation is MAGETVITVVGNLTADPELRYTQNGLPVANFTIASTPRTFDRQANEWKDGEALFLRASVWREFAEHVAGSLTKGMRVVAQGRLRQRSYQDREGNNRTAIELEVDEIGPSLRYATAQVTRAQSGGGQSRPQQSQQQVSEEPWSTPGSSTSADAWSTPGSFGDDTPF
- the rplI gene encoding 50S ribosomal protein L9, with product MAKLILTNEVAGLGSAGDVVEVKNGYARNYLIPQGYATAWTRGGQKQVDQIRNARQARAIHDRDDAVALKNAIEAATVRLAVKAGSEGRLFGSVKTGDVADAVEAAGVGAIDKRKVHITAPIKSVGQHEATVRLHDDVTAVITLQVVAAK